In Janibacter alkaliphilus, the following proteins share a genomic window:
- a CDS encoding MFS transporter, whose amino-acid sequence MSVWRARGMPALLTTTVAGFSGFAVLLPVAPLWAVRGGADEAGSGLVNGVLLLFTVLTQLFVPGLLRRFGWGPVLATGLVLMGLPALAHLASDALAPTLVLSAVRGVGFGVLTVTGSAAVAELVDPARRGAAVGAYGLAIAGPQVVLLPLGPWVAEHVSYAVVFALGALPLLGTVPALALGRVLATRADTDAEGVAHARSATDPAAGSSAGEAAAAGPTTGGLGRSGRSSTRATTIVLLRPMTLLLGVTIAGGAVLTFTPQMLPGELAVALALALMGATAAVSRWRMGAIADRLGAERFLWPLVLVTVASMVLLALAVDRGSTPLFLVSAALLGIAYGGLQNLTLVVAFAAVDRTRYGLASAVWNVGFDLGTGLGSVLVGALAVRLDFPGALLVTAALALVTLPLAVRRPRSGAPRRS is encoded by the coding sequence GTGAGCGTGTGGCGCGCGCGGGGCATGCCCGCCCTGCTGACGACCACGGTGGCCGGCTTCTCCGGCTTCGCCGTGCTGCTGCCGGTGGCCCCGCTGTGGGCGGTGCGCGGCGGCGCGGACGAGGCCGGCTCCGGTCTCGTCAACGGGGTGCTGCTGCTCTTCACGGTGCTCACCCAGCTCTTCGTCCCGGGGCTGCTGCGCCGCTTCGGCTGGGGTCCGGTGCTGGCCACCGGGCTGGTGCTCATGGGCCTGCCGGCGCTGGCCCACCTGGCCTCGGACGCGCTGGCCCCGACGCTGGTGCTGTCCGCGGTCCGGGGCGTCGGCTTCGGGGTGCTCACCGTGACCGGCAGCGCCGCGGTCGCCGAGCTGGTCGACCCGGCCCGGCGAGGCGCCGCGGTGGGGGCCTACGGGCTGGCCATCGCCGGTCCTCAGGTGGTGCTGCTGCCGCTCGGGCCCTGGGTGGCCGAGCACGTCTCCTACGCCGTCGTCTTCGCCCTGGGCGCGCTCCCGCTGCTGGGCACCGTGCCGGCGCTGGCGCTGGGCCGGGTGCTGGCTACCCGCGCCGACACGGATGCCGAGGGCGTCGCGCACGCCCGGTCCGCGACCGACCCGGCTGCCGGGTCGTCGGCCGGCGAGGCAGCGGCCGCGGGTCCGACCACGGGCGGGTTGGGGCGCTCCGGACGATCGAGCACCCGCGCGACGACGATCGTGCTGCTGCGGCCGATGACCCTGCTGCTCGGGGTGACGATCGCCGGCGGCGCGGTACTCACCTTCACCCCGCAGATGCTCCCCGGCGAGCTGGCGGTCGCCCTGGCGCTCGCGCTCATGGGTGCCACCGCCGCGGTGTCCCGCTGGCGGATGGGCGCGATCGCCGACCGGCTCGGCGCCGAGCGCTTCCTGTGGCCGCTGGTGCTCGTGACCGTGGCGTCGATGGTGCTGCTCGCCCTGGCCGTGGATCGCGGCAGCACGCCGCTCTTCCTCGTCTCCGCGGCGCTGCTGGGCATCGCCTACGGCGGCCTGCAGAACCTCACCCTCGTCGTCGCCTTCGCCGCCGTGGACCGGACCCGCTACGGCCTGGCGAGCGCGGTGTGGAACGTCGGCTTCGACCTCGGCACCGGGCTGGGGTCGGTGCTCGTCGGGGCGCTGGCGGTCCGGCTGGACTTCCCCGGGGCGCTGCTCGTGACCGCCGCGCTCGCGCTGGTCACGCTGCCGCTGGCGGTGCGCCGGCCGAGGTCGGGAGCGCCGCGCCGCTCCTGA